The Amycolatopsis nigrescens CSC17Ta-90 genomic interval CGCACGCACAAGCCTCGGCGTGCGGACCACGCCGTCGCGGATGGATAGCTGCGGCTCCCCGGTCGCCGCGGCGGCGGGGACCAGCTCCAGCGCACCGGGCTCGTCGTCCACGTCGACCAGCACGAACCGGCCGGGATGCTCCGCCTGTGCCACCCGGACCAGTCCGTGCACCGCGGCAGCGGCCGGGTCCGGGTCCGGCGCGGATCCGTTCCTGGTCACCAGGACCAGGTTCTCTTCGCGGTCGACGGAGTCCTGCAGCAGTGCCAGGGTCCGCCCGGTCAGCGCGTGGGTTCTGGCCACCGGGTCGGCGGTCTCGTCGGCCAGGACCCGGAACGCTTCGGTGCCCCCAGTGCCCCCAGAGCCCCCAGTGCCGGCCGGCACCTCGGCCCATTCCACCCGCAGCAGGGCGTCGTCGCCCTGACGCGGCGCGAGCGATGTTTCCGGCAACGGGCGCGTCACCAGCGAGTCGATCCTGACGACCGGCCTGCCCTCGTGGTCCGTGGCGTCCACCGAAATCGTGTCCTGGCCCAGCGAGGTCAGCCGCACCCGCAGGTCCGTCGCACCGGTGGCGAACAGGCGCACCCCGGTCCAGGCGAACGGCAGCCGGAGCGGGCCGGCACCGTCGATGCTGTCCGCGAGCGCTTTCGCGTGCACCGCGGCGTCCAGCAACGCGGGATGCAGGGCGAACCCGGCGGCCTCCGGCAGCCGGACGTCGGCGAACAACTCGTCACCGGCCCGCCGGACGGCGCGCACGCCCTGGAAGGCCGGACCGTACCGGTAACCACGATCCGCCATGGCCGCATAAGCCGCCGCAATGTCCACTTCGGACCTACCGACCGCCGGCACCGCGCTGGCCCCGCCAGCGAAGTCATGGCTGCCGACGCGTCCGGTGGCGTGCCGGACCCAGGGCGCGGAATCGGCACCTCGCGCGTGCACGGAGACCGTCCGGGAACCGTCGGGTTCCGGCACTCCCACGATGACCTGGACCGAAAGCTCCCCGTCCTCCGGCAGGATCATCGGCTCCTGGAGCAGCAGCTCCGCCAACACCCCGGCGCCGACCTCGTCACCGGCCCGCAGCGCCAGCTCCACCAGCACGGCCGCGGGCACCACGAGCGCGCCGGATATCCGGTGTCCGGCCAGCCACGGCTGGGCCCGCAGCGACAGCGCACCGGAGAACAGCAGCCGTCCGGTGTCCGCGATCGGCCGCAAGTCGGTCAGAACCGGATGGCGCAACGGGTTCTCCGGCGCGGCAGGGCCGTCCTCCAGCCAGAACCGCTTGCGCTGGAAGGAATAGGTAGGAAGGTCCACATTGGACCGCGCGTCCTCGGGGAACAGCGCGCGCCTGCTGATCCCGGCGCCGTGCACCCACAACCTGGCGGCCGCGGTCAGCACGGTCGCCGCTTCCGGGGCGTCTGCCCTGGTGGTCGCGACGCACACCTGGCCGGTGGCGACCTCCGATGCCAGCGCGGTGAGCACCGAATCCGGCCCCAGTTCGGCGAACAGGGTGACGCCCTTGTCGACGAGGGTCCGCACGGAATCGCCGAACCGGACGGTATGCCGCGCGTGCCGCACCCAGTACTCGGCGTTCTCCAGCTCACCGTCAGCGGCAACGGCTCCGGTGCGGCCGGAGACGATCGGGATCGCCGGGCGCCGGTAGGTCAGGCCCGCGGCCACCGCGCGGAACCGGTCGAGCATCGGTTCCAGCAACGGCGAGTGGAAGGCGTGGCTCACGCTGAGCCGCTTGGTGCGGCGGCCGAGTGCAGCGAACTCCCCGGCCAGCGCGAGAAGTTCGGGTTCCGCGCCGGAGACCACCACCGAACGCGGCCCGTTCACCGCGGCCACCGCGAGCCGGTCTTCCAGCCCGGCGAGGCGGGCCAGCACCTCGTCTTCGGTCGCCTGCACCGCCACCATCGCGCCGCCCGGTGGCAGCTCGCGCATCAGGTTCCCCCTGGCGGCGACCAGCGCGGCCGCGTCCGGCGCGGACAGCACCCCGGCGACCTGGGCCGCCGCGAGCTCGCCGATCGAGTGCCCGGCCAGGTATTCGGGCCGGACCTGCCAGGACTCCAGCAGCCGGAACAGCGCCACTTCGAAGGCGAACAGCGCGGCCTGGGCGAAGTCGGTCCGGTCGAGCAGTGCCGGGTCGTCGCCGGTGAGCACCCTCCTGAGCGGGCGCTCCAGCAGGGGGTCGAGCAGGGTGCAGGTGTCGTCGAAAGCGGTGGCGAAGACCGGAAAAGCGTCGCGCAGGCCCTCCCCCATGCCCAGCCGCTGCGCACCCTGCCCGGTGAACAGGAACGCCAGGCGCGCGCGGGCGCCTGCCGTCCCGGTGATCACCCGCGGGTCCGACTCCTCCCGTTCGAACGCCCGCAGCGCCGCCGCGCGGGCCGGGCCGTCCCCGGCCAGTACCGCGGCCCGGCGCCGGTAGGAGGCGCGGGCGGCGAGCGAGAACCCGACCTCGTTCACCGGCAAGGCATCAGCCGCCGCCAGCCGCCCCGCCTGTGCGCGCAGGGCCGCGTCGTCGGCCGCGGAGAACAGCCACGGCCGGGGTTCCGCCCCGTCCTCCCGCACCGCGTCCGGCGGGTCGGCCTCCTCCAGGATCACGTGCGCGTTGGTGCCGCTGATACCGAAGGAGGAAACGGCCGCCCGCCGCGGCCGGCCCGGCGAAGGCCACCGGCGGGCCTCGGTGAGCAGTTCGACCCCGCCCGACCAGTCCACATAGGACGACGGCTCGTCCACGTGCAGGGTCTTCGGCAGCAGCCCGTGCCGCATCGCCTCGACCATCTTGATCACCCCGGCCACCCCGGCCGCCGCCTGGGTGTGCCCGAGGTTGGACTTCACCGAACCGAGCAGCAACGGCGCGCCGTCCGTCCGGTCGTGGCCGTAGGTCGCGATCAGCGCCCGTGCCTCGATGGGGTCACCCAGCGCGGTCCCGGTGCCGTGCGCCTCCACACTGTCCACATCAGACGGTTTCAGCCCGGCATCGGCCAGCGCACGCCGGATCACCAGCTGCTGGGCGGCGCCGCTGGGCGCGGTGAGCCCGTTCGACGCGCCGTCGGAGTTGACCGCCGACCCGCGGAGCACGGCCAGCACCGGGTGCCCGTGGCGCCGGGCGTCCGACAGCCGCTCCAGCAGCAGCACACCGACCCCCTCACCCCAGGCCGTGCCGTCGGCCGACTCGGCGAACGGACGGCACCTCCCGTCCGGCGAGAGCCCGCGGCTGCGGCTGAACCCGATGAAGGAGTTCGGCGTGCACATCACCGCCGCACCACCGGCGATCGCCAGCGAGCACTCCCCCGTCCGCAGCGCGGCCGCCGCCAGGTGCATGGCCACCAGCGAGGACGAGCACGCGGTGTCCACCGTGATCGCCGGACCGCGCAGGCCGAAGGTGTAGGCGATCCGGCCGGACGCCACGCTGCCCGCCGAGCCCAGCCCGAGCTGCGCCTCCACCTCGCCGGGCACCCGCCTGATCCGGGACGCGTAGTCGTCGTACATCAGCCCGGCGAAAACGCCGGTGTCGCTGTCCCGCAAGGAGTCCGGGTCGATTCCGGCGCGCTCGAAAGCCTCCAGCGAGGTCTCCAGCAGCAGCCGCTGCTGCGGGTCCATGGCCAGCGCCTCACGCGGCGAGATGCCGAAGGGCTCGGGGTCGAAGTCGGCCACGTCGTGCAGGAAACCGCCGCGGCGGACGTAGGAGTGACCGGCTCGGTCCGGATCGTCGTCGAACAGCCGGGCGAGATCCCAGCCCCGGTCGTCCGGGAACGTCGAGGTCGCATCGACTTCGCCGGTGACCAGCCGCCACAGGTCCGCCGGCGAGCGCACG includes:
- a CDS encoding type I polyketide synthase, whose translation is MQRVDEVLKGHAGRLGGKVAFSDGRREVTYAELEGRTARLAGHLVRLGVGRGQRVALLLGNGVEVVEGVLAVTRAAGVGVPLNPSGSDAEVAFQLDDSAAVLVITDPAHLAQVRRAGAGRELTVVVTGGGQPGAVSLDHLAATDPGVPPRDDLGLDEPAWILYTSGTTGRPRGVVSQQRAVLWMVEACYRSVLGFGEHDKVLWPLPMHHALAHTICVIGVTAVGASARILPGFTAEETLNSLRNNEFTFLAGVPASYRRLVHGTDGTVRGPRICLTGGAPSTEELRDSFEAAFGVRLLDGYGSTETCGKITMTAPDDPRVPGSSGPLVPGQQVRISDPDTGAELPDGAEGEIWVRGPSLMLGYHGHPDALADGWYHTGDLGRRVEHGQLEITGRLKELIIRGGEKVHPSEVERVLVGLPEVADVAVAGRPDEALGEVPVAYVVPAPGGADPDRLRAACRRALAAFKVPVEFRALESVPRTGSGKVIRHRLTAIASTVMPSATGDLLELVLRETAAAAGLTEHDELAPDRPFTELGITSMGAVTLRGRLGEVLGISLPATLVFEYPTPELLAEHLRPRARVVPASRAPVAGDQVVIVGMACRYPGGVRSPADLWRLVTGEVDATSTFPDDRGWDLARLFDDDPDRAGHSYVRRGGFLHDVADFDPEPFGISPREALAMDPQQRLLLETSLEAFERAGIDPDSLRDSDTGVFAGLMYDDYASRIRRVPGEVEAQLGLGSAGSVASGRIAYTFGLRGPAITVDTACSSSLVAMHLAAAALRTGECSLAIAGGAAVMCTPNSFIGFSRSRGLSPDGRCRPFAESADGTAWGEGVGVLLLERLSDARRHGHPVLAVLRGSAVNSDGASNGLTAPSGAAQQLVIRRALADAGLKPSDVDSVEAHGTGTALGDPIEARALIATYGHDRTDGAPLLLGSVKSNLGHTQAAAGVAGVIKMVEAMRHGLLPKTLHVDEPSSYVDWSGGVELLTEARRWPSPGRPRRAAVSSFGISGTNAHVILEEADPPDAVREDGAEPRPWLFSAADDAALRAQAGRLAAADALPVNEVGFSLAARASYRRRAAVLAGDGPARAAALRAFEREESDPRVITGTAGARARLAFLFTGQGAQRLGMGEGLRDAFPVFATAFDDTCTLLDPLLERPLRRVLTGDDPALLDRTDFAQAALFAFEVALFRLLESWQVRPEYLAGHSIGELAAAQVAGVLSAPDAAALVAARGNLMRELPPGGAMVAVQATEDEVLARLAGLEDRLAVAAVNGPRSVVVSGAEPELLALAGEFAALGRRTKRLSVSHAFHSPLLEPMLDRFRAVAAGLTYRRPAIPIVSGRTGAVAADGELENAEYWVRHARHTVRFGDSVRTLVDKGVTLFAELGPDSVLTALASEVATGQVCVATTRADAPEAATVLTAAARLWVHGAGISRRALFPEDARSNVDLPTYSFQRKRFWLEDGPAAPENPLRHPVLTDLRPIADTGRLLFSGALSLRAQPWLAGHRISGALVVPAAVLVELALRAGDEVGAGVLAELLLQEPMILPEDGELSVQVIVGVPEPDGSRTVSVHARGADSAPWVRHATGRVGSHDFAGGASAVPAVGRSEVDIAAAYAAMADRGYRYGPAFQGVRAVRRAGDELFADVRLPEAAGFALHPALLDAAVHAKALADSIDGAGPLRLPFAWTGVRLFATGATDLRVRLTSLGQDTISVDATDHEGRPVVRIDSLVTRPLPETSLAPRQGDDALLRVEWAEVPAGTGGSGGTGGTEAFRVLADETADPVARTHALTGRTLALLQDSVDREENLVLVTRNGSAPDPDPAAAAVHGLVRVAQAEHPGRFVLVDVDDEPGALELVPAAAATGEPQLSIRDGVVRTPRLVRAGPLARAKTALDPDGTVLITGGTGALGALLARHLVTGYGVRNLVLTSRRGRDAPGAAELERLDANVRIVACDVRDRAELASLLADLTSPLTAVVHAAGVLDDGVLTSLTPARCAEVLRTKVDAAWHLHELTRALDLSAFVLFSSAAGILGNPGQGNYAAANAFLDALARHRHAAGLPALSLAWGLWQTADGMAAPAGGRSAVAAIRPGHGLDLFDAALAGNEPVLAPIVLDQGGLRPGEPVPPMLRGLLRPARPVASTPAPEPTARRQDRTPVDVVLDAVADVLGHPDPTALDPKRPFSSLGFDSLTAVELRNRLSADLEVRLPATLVFDHPTPAALAAHLTGAAHRPVPRPQPGNTLVSLYRKVCEAGQVVAAMHLLVTASWALPSFGVAAGAAHRRPPVRLASGTGVPALVCLPSFRPDVGASEYVRFGACFDGERDVFVLPHPGFADGAAVPEDRESLLRLHAETVLELVGDRPFLLVGRSTGGLVADAVATWLERSGTAPAGLVLIDTYQVTEQNVSEDWLLGLSARGALSLGAAFDSSVEEGALAAMGAYTRIFDGWAPEATAVPTLLLRAGEPAAELAARAEAGEWQPSWPLAHHAVDVPGDHFTVLEDHAAAAADAVRAWAGA